The DNA region AAACCGTCTATTTTTATTGAAGAGCTCCCTGTAAGGGAGCTCTTTGAGGAATGGATAGTTCAAAGAGAAATTTAGTCTATTGATTTTTTAATAATTCATTAGCTTGTTCTGCAAATATGAAATCTACTACTTCTATATCCACATTCTTTACTCCCTCTATTTCTTTAACTGCCTTTTTGATGGAAAGAGCAAGTTGTATTCCTAAGGGACAGAAAGGAGTTGTCGGTCTGAACACTATTTTTACATTTCCATCATTATCTACTTCTAACTTGTCTATGGTATTTAGAGTAACTAAGTCAAGTCCAACCTCTGGGTCTATTATCTCTTTGAG from Dictyoglomus turgidum DSM 6724 includes:
- a CDS encoding metal-sulfur cluster assembly factor: MNLKEAIENKLKEIIDPEVGLDLVTLNTIDKLEVDNDGNVKIVFRPTTPFCPLGIQLALSIKKAVKEIEGVKNVDIEVVDFIFAEQANELLKNQ